A portion of the Edaphobacter lichenicola genome contains these proteins:
- a CDS encoding exo-beta-N-acetylmuramidase NamZ family protein: protein MNLRSIGLFLLSSAMPAVAQVATGIDVLEQQNFAPLKEIAARHSGHLRLGVLTNPVGIDAHEKRTIDVLRKDAAAAVPGLSVNVIFTPEHGIQAAVDKFDIDNGTDTESGLPIVSISGSKPSQKRPSAQQLSGLDAVVIDLQDVGARYWTFQVLMGYFLEASAANKVDIIVLDRPNPINGVAVQGPLATPGREDYTCFYAEPLRPGMTMGELAELFNGEKHLGAQLTVIKMTGWHRTDWYDNTGLLWINPSPNIRSLTQQMIYPGTGIIEGTNVNIKGPAEPPFVRFGAPWIVATQLATYLNARKIPGVSFMAISYTPPSGEEPYPYRGKRVEGVEIIVNDRNALDAPELGIEAASALWKLYPKSFQVDKVDRLLLNHKVLDQTKAGEDPRRIAAGWQSELEVFKKVRAKYLLYK from the coding sequence GCAGCGAGACATAGTGGCCATCTGCGGCTAGGAGTGCTGACGAATCCGGTCGGCATCGATGCTCATGAGAAGAGGACGATTGATGTCTTGCGCAAGGACGCCGCAGCCGCGGTTCCTGGTCTCAGCGTCAACGTCATCTTCACTCCGGAGCACGGGATACAGGCCGCTGTCGATAAGTTTGATATCGATAACGGCACGGATACCGAGAGCGGCTTGCCTATCGTGAGCATCTCCGGCTCTAAGCCATCGCAAAAGCGGCCCTCTGCGCAGCAGCTTAGCGGCCTCGATGCGGTTGTGATCGATCTGCAGGATGTGGGCGCCCGCTACTGGACCTTTCAAGTACTGATGGGATATTTTCTCGAAGCCTCTGCGGCGAACAAAGTGGACATAATTGTCCTCGATAGGCCAAATCCGATCAATGGTGTGGCGGTGCAAGGTCCATTGGCGACGCCAGGGCGTGAGGACTACACCTGTTTCTACGCCGAGCCGCTGCGTCCAGGAATGACCATGGGAGAGTTGGCCGAGCTCTTCAACGGAGAAAAACATCTCGGCGCGCAACTGACGGTTATTAAGATGACAGGCTGGCACAGGACAGATTGGTACGACAATACCGGTTTGCTCTGGATCAATCCGTCCCCGAATATTCGCAGCCTCACGCAGCAGATGATTTACCCGGGAACCGGGATAATCGAGGGCACCAATGTCAACATCAAAGGTCCGGCCGAGCCTCCCTTCGTGCGTTTTGGTGCGCCGTGGATTGTTGCCACCCAGCTCGCGACGTATCTGAACGCTCGCAAAATTCCCGGTGTGAGTTTCATGGCTATTTCGTACACCCCGCCGAGCGGCGAAGAGCCTTATCCCTACCGGGGAAAACGAGTGGAGGGCGTCGAAATCATCGTCAATGATCGCAATGCGCTTGACGCGCCGGAGCTTGGCATCGAGGCTGCCTCCGCCCTTTGGAAGCTCTATCCAAAGAGCTTTCAAGTCGACAAAGTTGATCGTCTGTTGTTGAACCATAAGGTCCTGGACCAGACAAAAGCTGGCGAAGACCCGCGTAGAATCGCGGCGGGATGGCAATCTGAGCTGGAAGTTTTCAAGAAAGTGCGGGCGAAATATCTACTCTATAAGTGA